ATTCAAATGAGCTTTCTTGAGATTGTGCAGATAAAGCAGCTGTAAGTAAGAAAATCAAAATATACTTGTGCATTATTCTATGGTGTAATTGAAGTTAGCAACGAGCTTCAAATCCATGGAATAGTTGCTATACAAGGTTATAAACTGATTTGAAGGCTGTGTGTTTAGTTTGACTTCAAAGGCTATTTTTTTACATAGCGATAAACTCTCACTGATATTGTTGAATGCGAACGTTAATTCGCTAGAAGTACTGTTAATAGTTTTTCCATTGGCATCTACTTCACTGGCTTGAACGATTTGTTCTGAGGACAAATTTTCCAAAACCATTCCGTTTTGGTCTAATAGTACCATTTCAATTGTAGCATCTATGGGGTAGTTGTTTTCTGCTAATAGGATGAAAGACGCTTGTTCTATATTTTCTACTGAAAATGAAACGTCAACAGTATCTTTTAGGGAAATATTAGAAGCTGAAAATGATAGGGGTATCTCAATTTGCAATTCTGATTTTACGCCATAACCTTTGAATAAAAAGCCTTCTTCTTGACTATCCGTTGGGTTAAGCATTAACTCAAAGTCAACACCAATAGTATGCGGTTTATTTTCTATCAGCTCGTCAATGTTAGAATTAATTTCGTTAAAAATTAAGGAGGTATTACTAGCTATTATCTCAGGATTAGAGTTGATGTTTTCTGTAGCTGAATTAATAGAAATAGGAGAGGATATAAGATTACTATTTAACGCTATTTCATTTTGGGCGCTTATACTTTTGAAATCTTTTATCCACACATCGGCAGTAGCACCTAATGAATTTTCGGTTAAAAGGTTCACTTCTACATGTTCTAAGTCAAACTGACCGGTAAATTCTGAAAAGTCACTAAAATCAACCTCTTGACTTTCTGTTAGTGTATCCTTACCCATATAGCCCCAAGCTTTAAAAGGAATAATTTCTTTAATGGTAATGGTGTTAAATACGCTGTCTTCTAATGATATATGCGTAACAACACCAGATGAATCTATCCAACCTCTAGACTCGGTATAAATGGTATTTACGGTATCTCCGTTTTTACCAGTCATATCTATTTCATAACCAGAAAAGTCGAAAAGCTTTGTGACGCTTATTGAACCGCCTTCAGGGGCTGGGGGTAGTTCAAAATAGAATTCAAAGGACTGTCCATTTAATGTTGTTCCAGGAATTTTATATTCAATTTTCAAGGTGTCTTGAATAGTACTTACTCCAACTACTTCGACACCACCTTCATCGACTAGTACACTTTTTAGTCTGACATCACCAATATTAAATGCCACTACGGTATCCTCATCAAAAATTTCTTGACTTGGAAAAACGGCAATCCCCTCTTGTAATTCTATATCACGAATAACGATATCTGCTGTTAGAGCATCGCTATAATCTATCGTTACTGGGTTGGGTGCAGTTCCTACAATATCGGCACTAATGATTTCTGCTTCTAAGTTTCCGTAAAGCGTTTGTCCAGCTAAGGATTCGCTAGCTGTTTGACTTTCCCCACTTGCCAATAGTGGAATATTCATGGTAATGATGTTTGTTGATTGTCCTTCATTACGCAATTCTAATACTACATTACTAAGGTCTGTCGGTAGTCCATTAGTAAGGGTTAAATCAAGATATCCATCGGTAAATGTCATTTCCTCAAAATATTCATTGGCATCTATGGGAAAGGTTTCATTTAGTAAATCCGAATAGGCTGGTATTACGGCTGATCCACCATCTGGAAAAAGTAGTGTTCCAAAATCTATTGACGAGATAAGATCACCCATTGTTACTGCGTGGCTAACTGCCGTATTAGAAAAGTTTATAGTTTCTAGTTTTACATTTTTGGTTGTACTTATTGGTTCTAATTTAATGAGGCTATCAAAGGTGTAATTGATAATTTCTTTCTGGTATACGAATAACAAACTGTTATCACTAAGCGTATCAAAATTGACACTGCTATCATTAACAAGATCTGTAAGCTGTAAAGTTGTATAGGCGATAGGGGTACTAATATCTGTGTTCCAGCTTGGCTTCTCAAAGTCGTGGCGACACGAAATTAGGAGTGTGAAAATAGTGAAGTATGTAAGTAGAGATTTCATTGTTTTGGCAAATTTATACAAATCTAGCACAATATATTTCGTAATACTACTTGATTAATAATTATACTTACCATTCCAACACTCTTTTAAGTATTTTCTTATTTGGCGTTCTCTATCATTATTGCCTGGCTCATAGAAGGTTTGACCATTTATTTCGTCAGGCATATATTCTTGTTCAACGAAATTATTGTCATAATTGTGGGCATATTCGTATTCTTTGCCATAATCTAAATCCTTCATCAGTTTGGTGGGTGCATTTCTCAATTCCAATGGAACGGAAAGTGCGCCTTTTTCTCGGACTATTTCCTGCGCTATGTTGATAGCCACATAAGAAGCATTACTTTTTACAGAACAGGCTAAATAAATAGCTGTTTGAGAGAGGATAATCCTTGCTTCAGGCATACCAATAACATTGATTGACTGAAAGCAGTTGTTGGCCATTACTAGTGCTGTAGGGTTGGCGTTTCCAATATCTTCAGAGGCTAAAATGATGAGCCTTCGAGCGATGAATTTTATATCCTCACCACCCTCGAGCATACGTGCCAACCAATACACGGCGGCGTTAGGGTCACTACCTCTTATGGATTTAATAAATGCTGAAATGATATCGTAATGTTGCTCACCTGTTTTATCATAAAGAGCTACATTTTCTTGTGCCGATGCCATTACCAATTCATTTGTTATGACAATCTCATCTGATTTTTGAGTGTTTATAACAAGTTCAAACACATTGAGAAGTTTCCTGCCATCGCCACCAGATAATCTAAGTAGGGCGTCTGTTTCTTTTAGTTTTATGCTTTTATTCTGAAGTAAGCTATCGTTTGTAATGGCCTGATTCAGCAGTTGAATAAGATGGGATTTATCTAAACTCTCTAAGACATACACTTGACAACGAGAGAGCAAAGCCGATATGACTTCAAAAGAAGGGTTTTCCGTTGTAGCGCCTATAAGTGTTACAATTCCTTTTTCTACGGCATTAAGTAGTGAATCCTGCTGTGATTTACTAAATCGATGAATTTCATCGATAAAAAGTATAGGTACATTCTTACCAAATAAACCTAGCGAACCAGCTTTTGTAATGACATCTCTAACGTCTTTCACACCCGAATTGATAGCACTTAAAGTATAAAAAGGTCTATCTAATTGACTAGCTATGATGTTGGCTAAAGTGGTTTTCCCTACCCCTGGAGGTCCCCAAAAAATTATTGAGGGAATGACATTATTATTAAGTGTTTTGAGTAATACACCATCGTTTCCTATAAGGTGCTCTTGACCAATGAAATCATCTAATGATTTTGGGCGTAATCGTTCGGCTAAAGGGGGAGATTGCATGGATTTATTGAATTAGGATTTTTCTAGCTTGTTCATTTGTTTTCAACAAATAAACGCCTTTTTTAAGATTTGGTAAGCTAAACGAAAGCTTATTATTCAATTCTTTATCCAAAACCTTTTGTCCTTGCAGGGTGTACAGCTGAACTATTTTCGATGGTGTATTTAAAGTAAGTACAGAGCCACTCGCAATAGGGTTAGGGTAAAACAAAGGCTCTGATTTTTCTCTTTCTTGGATTGCTGTGCTTTGGCAGACAGCCTCACAATCTTCTATTGTGGCGTAGTCGCCATTTGAACTATTCAATTCAACACATCCTTCATCAACACACATGTAGGAAGTTACAGGAGCACCGAAGCCTACAAATACAACGGTATTGTTGCCAGAGTTTGGTATGGCTAAAGTGTCCGTTGCTCTATTGTAATAGATGTCTGCTGGACTGCTCATATTGGGCACTACAACAGTAGAATTTCCACTAAAGTCACTGTTGAATTTACTAATCGCATTATTGCTCCATGCAGAGACATAAAAATCGCCGTTGTTGTCCATAGCAATACCATCACAATTTCCCAAGCTAGTATTAGCAACTATGGTATAAGAAGAGTCTGCCATATCAATTTCATAAATGGGAGCATTGTTTCCCCAGCAAACCACTAAAAGTCTGTCTTGGATATCATCATAAAAAATCCCATTTGGTGTTTTGGGAAGGTTTTCGATATACATATTGAAATTTCCACTAACTGTATTGTAGCGATAGATATCTTTACCACTAAAATCCGTAACGAATACATCGTTGCCTTTATGAGTGATGCCATTTGCAAAAGATGCGCCTAGATTAACGTTTACGGTTTGTTCTTCTGTAATGAGGTTGTAGGCTTTTAGTCGACTACCACTACAAGCAAATAATTCTTCACCCACCACTTCTAGTCCGTGAGGGCCAGAGCCAACACCTGAAGCGAAAATATCTAATTCATCGTTAATGGCATCATAAGAAAGTATTTGACCTTGACTAGAGTTAGACACTAAATAGCGTTGTCCGTCACTATCATAATCGACGCTTTCAGGCCCACTGTATGATTGACTGAAAACAGTAGAAGCTACAATCGAAAATGCAAATGTGAATAGGTGTTTCATCTTTATTTTACGATTAGTTTATTGTTCTTTCCGTTGTTAGATCTAAGGAAGTAAACACCGCTTTCTAACAGACCTTGAATCAACAGTCTTCTTTCTTGCATTTTGTTAGAATAGACGATTTGTCCTTGCAAATTAGAAATGTTTAAATGGAAAGGATCATCGTAGTTGCTAAAGTTTAGCACACCCTTTGTGGAAATTGGATTAGGATAGAAGTTGATGACTTCTTTTTCATTTTCTTCAATGCTGCTCACATTACAAGCAGCTTCACAATCTTCTATAGTAGTGTATTCGCCACTTGCGTCCATTACTTCTTCGCAGCCATCAGTAGAACAATTGTATGAACTCTCAGCTACATAGTCGGCGTTGTAAAGTTCAATAATTTCATTAGGACCTTGACTTGGCCAGTTGAAACCGTTTGTAGCAAGATAAATCTTACCATCAGGGCTGACGCATATATCTCTTAAACGTAAAGGCTGATTATTTGAATTTCTCAAAACAACAACATCTGTCTCACCGATGATGTCGTCCCCGAAAGAGTTAAATTCAAAACGAACTAATTTTTTACCTTTTAGTACAGTCATAAGTAAGGTGTTCTGAAATTCAGGTATAGAAGGGTGGTCGTACCATATAATATCTGATGGTGCTATAGTAGAAGTACCACTGCTCCATAATGGTTCTATGATATTGTATTCTTGGCAATAGTCACTTTCAGTAAAATTGCTTGACAAATCTTCAGCATAATTAAAATCTACTGAAATGTTGTCACAAAAGCCTTGAACGTTAGGCCAACCAAAGTTTCCATTAGCTTCTAAGATGTTTAATTCGTCGTCATTACTAGGGCCGTGTTCAGAACTGTAAATAATACCATTTGGTCCTAGGGCTAAACCTTGTGCATTTCTGTGGCCAATAGACCAAACATAGCTATATGGGCTTGGGTTATCCGCTTTGGGTTGTCCGAAGTTATCACCGTTAGCATCAATATCTATTCTTAGTGTTTTACCTGTTAGGGCAGTTTCGTCTTGTGATGCCATCCAATCTTGAGCATCACCAGTAGTGACTAATAAAGTAGTGTTATCAATAGCTAGAAGTCGGCAACCAATATGAGTACTATTCCCATCAATATCATCTATAATAACTGTCTCATTGATAAGAGCATCGTTGTCAAAATCGTATTCGTAATAAACGATTTTTTCAGAAGCACCACCAGCAGAGTAGTAGGTGTACGCCAAAAATACATAAGGAGCACCATTGTTGAAGTCAGGGTGGATTTCCATACCTAGAAGCCCAGATTCAGATTGGTCGTATAATTGACCAGCTAGACTCAAAATAATAGATTGATCGCCACTTTCTACATTAACACGGCTAACGATTCCTGAACGCTCTGTTACCCATAAATAGTTGTCGGGTCCCCATTTTATTTCCCATGGAACATCTAGACCTCCGATAACTTCTCTTTCGGTAAGGGTAGTATTTCCAACTTGGATTTGAGCGAAGCTATAAGATGATACGAACGCAAGGAGCAATGGTATTAGGTACTTTTTCATAATGACATTTGTGTTTAAAAGATGGTTAAAGTGTTACAAATATCGTTAAAATAGAGTAAAAAACCATTTTAGATATTAAATTAAATTAACAGATCATAAAATTAAAGTTTGATAAAAAAGTTTAAATTTACAACGAATCTAAATTTATTGAATTATGAAATTAAGCAGTTATTTATTATTACTATTTGCAGTGGTATCGTTCATTTCTTGTAAATCAAGCAAGGAATTGAGTGTAGAAGATCAAGGAGAGGTTTTGATAGAGCAGTATTGTTCTGAAGATAAATATTTTTCAGACAAAAATACCTTTAGAGGTAATGCTTTAGGTGAAAGCATGGATCAGATGACTGCAAAAAAGAAAGCACGATCAAATGCTCAAGCAGAGCTAGCTAAAACAATTAGCTCAACTATGAAAATTGTAGGTGATAACTATGTAAGCTCTACTGAGTTCAATAACAAAGAAGAAGTTACAGAAACCTTCAATGAGATGGCTAGAACTGTCGTAGACGAGCAGTTGCAAGGTGTTGTGACCATTTGTGAGAAGATGACTAAAACTTCTGATGGCAGATATAAATGCTACATGGCAATTGAGATTGCAGCAGAAAAGTTAGCTTCTAAATATCACGAAAGACTTTCTAAAGACGAAAAGTTAAAAGCCGACTACAACTACGAGAAGTTCAAAGAAACTTTTGAAAAAGAGATGGAGAAGTTGTCCAACGGCTACTAAGGTCCAGCTTCAATTAGTAGAAAATTTAAAACTCGCTTCGTGCGAGTTTTTTTTTAGTCCTTAATGAAGCTATTGACGAATTCAGGAATGATCGACTTTTTTACTTCTTTTATAGCTTGTTGGTAAGAATCATTTTCTGCCTGTGCAAAATCCAGTTGGATACCTTTAATTTTATTGACAGTCTTGCTAAATATCACTCTTTTATTGAGGTCTTTAGCCTGAACACTCATATCTGAAAATGCAGTAAACATCTTCTGTCCTTTTTGTTCTATTCCCTTTCTGCTATCTATCTTAAAGTTAAGGAATATCTGAGCGTCGTTTTTGTTACCCACAGGGGTAAAGCCCAGTTGAGTAAGTGCCGATTCAGCAGCATAGCGAATATCAGTGCCATTGTCATCTTTTCCAAAATGTTTTTCTTCTGTTTGCACATATACGGTGGGGGTGTAAACATAAACAGGGACATTAATTTGATGTGTTTTGATGCCTTTGAATAGTTTCTTTATAAAGTCACTTTCGCTTCCAGCATCTAGCCAATTTTGAAAATCTATACCAACTTCAATTTTTTGAAAGGTTTCTGTACTTTTTATTTTAGGAACCGAAGTCATGAAAACACCGTTGGTATCGGTTTCTTGGCTTAGGTTATTAAGCTCTAAGGATGATGAGCTTGTGATAAGCGGTATTTCTGCTAATCGATCGTCTTTGTACTGTACAGCTAATTTTATTTTATCTACTGAATTGCCAATCATCGCTTTAATCTTTTTGGTCAGACTAAAAATATAAAAGTCATCGATATAAGAACGAAATCGAGCGATGATTTCACTACCTAAGAAGACGGTTTCTCTATCGAATTCAGTCTTTAGGGGTTCACTTAGGTAAGGCTCTAAAACATCTAAAGCTTTGACGTAGTAAATATATTTGTCCTTTAATGGGGTGTAATGCATTATGGCTTTATTCAAAAAGTATTTAGATTCTTCTATAGCTTCTTGTATTCTAGCCAATCTTGTTTCTTGGTACAATTGTTTATCCAATTTATAATACACCCAATATTCATTGTTTTGTGAGAATGTACCAGCTAGCACATAGCCTTCTAATATTTCATTGGCTTTAACTTCGATATTAGATTTATAATCTTCTTCGTAGCCATACTCTCTATCCATTTGCAAAAAGACAGATTGAGACGATATGCTGACCTTTATTTGTGAGCTTAGGTTTTGCAGTGCATTTTGTTGAGCAATCTGTATATAATCTTGTGGGTGAGAACTTCTGTCGGCAATGCCTATTCCTACGAAGTGAGAGTCAGAAACAGGATATTCTTTTACCCATGCAGGAATGCCTGAATCTAACTCGGTAGATTGTTTGGTGGATTGACAAGAAAAAATAAATAATGTGAGAAGGAGTAAGTATAATTTATTCATTTTCTGGATTGTAATTATTTACCATTTGACTAACTTCATTAGCGACTTCATTATATATAGCGTTTGCTAATTCGTTTACAGACAAGAGGTTTTTCTTATTTTTAAATAGCTTTCTTAAAGCTCTCTTTTGTGTGTACGAGTTTTCAATAATATCGTTGGGACTTTCTTTGGTTTGCCATCGCCATGTACCTGGTATTATCTTATTGTGATTGACATTGGATTCGGCAAAGTGCACTTCATCTTTTCGGTTTAGATTGATGAGTTTTGTCAATAGTATTTCGCCGCTTTCTGTAGATATAAGCTGAAATTGAAAGCCTACTTGTACGTTTACACTTCCTTTATATTCTTGGTATTTGATTTTATCATATACCGTTTCATAAAAATGCTTTTCAGTTTCTTCATTATACTTACGTACTTTTCTTTCTGCCCAGCCCTTTTGTTCAAACCTTGTGATAGGTTTATTCTGTTTAGAAAAACTTACTAGTTTACCCGTAAGTATAGCTTTTGCTCCGATAAGCTCACCGGCTTGAGCGTTGGTGTTTGCTGCCACTTGACCGCTAAGCCCCATGACTTGTTCGTCAATAAAGCTTTGGGTATATTTTCTATCGACTAGCTTGATGAATGGGTTGTTGAGTTTCATCATCTGGTCAGTGACAAGTGCTGAGATTGCCGATTCGCCACCTTTTTGTCTAGTAGCATTTTGGAACTCTACTATGGCGATAGTGAACAATCCTGCCTCTAATGCTAGGGCTTGTCTTTGGGCAGTTTCTTGATAAGATTTAGGGATTTTTTCGTACTCATAATAGGCAGATCGGAATTTTTCTAATTCTAGGTATTCGTTAGCCTGTCTGTATATAGGCTCATAGGTAGCTACATTTTTGAGGTCGTTAACATCTTTGAAATTAGGCTTTAGCAGAGCCACTTCTTTCAGTAGTTTTTCGGATTCCGAAAAGTTTTCATTCTCCAGTAAGCCCATAGCTTCAGCATATATGGTATTGACATAGCTATCAACTAATGAATTGTAATCGTTGGTATAAGTAGTAGGAATATCTATGTTGATGGAGTAGGCGCTAATTTTGTTTTTAAGCTCGTTGGCATTTCTGTAATGATAGATAGCGGCTCTTTTTTCGCCAAAATTTTTAGACTTAAAAAAATCATCTAAGTAAATATTT
This region of Flavobacteriales bacterium genomic DNA includes:
- a CDS encoding replication-associated recombination protein A, whose protein sequence is MQSPPLAERLRPKSLDDFIGQEHLIGNDGVLLKTLNNNVIPSIIFWGPPGVGKTTLANIIASQLDRPFYTLSAINSGVKDVRDVITKAGSLGLFGKNVPILFIDEIHRFSKSQQDSLLNAVEKGIVTLIGATTENPSFEVISALLSRCQVYVLESLDKSHLIQLLNQAITNDSLLQNKSIKLKETDALLRLSGGDGRKLLNVFELVINTQKSDEIVITNELVMASAQENVALYDKTGEQHYDIISAFIKSIRGSDPNAAVYWLARMLEGGEDIKFIARRLIILASEDIGNANPTALVMANNCFQSINVIGMPEARIILSQTAIYLACSVKSNASYVAINIAQEIVREKGALSVPLELRNAPTKLMKDLDYGKEYEYAHNYDNNFVEQEYMPDEINGQTFYEPGNNDRERQIRKYLKECWNGKYNY
- a CDS encoding T9SS type A sorting domain-containing protein; its protein translation is MKHLFTFAFSIVASTVFSQSYSGPESVDYDSDGQRYLVSNSSQGQILSYDAINDELDIFASGVGSGPHGLEVVGEELFACSGSRLKAYNLITEEQTVNVNLGASFANGITHKGNDVFVTDFSGKDIYRYNTVSGNFNMYIENLPKTPNGIFYDDIQDRLLVVCWGNNAPIYEIDMADSSYTIVANTSLGNCDGIAMDNNGDFYVSAWSNNAISKFNSDFSGNSTVVVPNMSSPADIYYNRATDTLAIPNSGNNTVVFVGFGAPVTSYMCVDEGCVELNSSNGDYATIEDCEAVCQSTAIQEREKSEPLFYPNPIASGSVLTLNTPSKIVQLYTLQGQKVLDKELNNKLSFSLPNLKKGVYLLKTNEQARKILIQ
- a CDS encoding PQQ-dependent sugar dehydrogenase, coding for MKKYLIPLLLAFVSSYSFAQIQVGNTTLTEREVIGGLDVPWEIKWGPDNYLWVTERSGIVSRVNVESGDQSIILSLAGQLYDQSESGLLGMEIHPDFNNGAPYVFLAYTYYSAGGASEKIVYYEYDFDNDALINETVIIDDIDGNSTHIGCRLLAIDNTTLLVTTGDAQDWMASQDETALTGKTLRIDIDANGDNFGQPKADNPSPYSYVWSIGHRNAQGLALGPNGIIYSSEHGPSNDDELNILEANGNFGWPNVQGFCDNISVDFNYAEDLSSNFTESDYCQEYNIIEPLWSSGTSTIAPSDIIWYDHPSIPEFQNTLLMTVLKGKKLVRFEFNSFGDDIIGETDVVVLRNSNNQPLRLRDICVSPDGKIYLATNGFNWPSQGPNEIIELYNADYVAESSYNCSTDGCEEVMDASGEYTTIEDCEAACNVSSIEENEKEVINFYPNPISTKGVLNFSNYDDPFHLNISNLQGQIVYSNKMQERRLLIQGLLESGVYFLRSNNGKNNKLIVK
- a CDS encoding LPP20 family lipoprotein yields the protein MNKLYLLLLTLFIFSCQSTKQSTELDSGIPAWVKEYPVSDSHFVGIGIADRSSHPQDYIQIAQQNALQNLSSQIKVSISSQSVFLQMDREYGYEEDYKSNIEVKANEILEGYVLAGTFSQNNEYWVYYKLDKQLYQETRLARIQEAIEESKYFLNKAIMHYTPLKDKYIYYVKALDVLEPYLSEPLKTEFDRETVFLGSEIIARFRSYIDDFYIFSLTKKIKAMIGNSVDKIKLAVQYKDDRLAEIPLITSSSSLELNNLSQETDTNGVFMTSVPKIKSTETFQKIEVGIDFQNWLDAGSESDFIKKLFKGIKTHQINVPVYVYTPTVYVQTEEKHFGKDDNGTDIRYAAESALTQLGFTPVGNKNDAQIFLNFKIDSRKGIEQKGQKMFTAFSDMSVQAKDLNKRVIFSKTVNKIKGIQLDFAQAENDSYQQAIKEVKKSIIPEFVNSFIKD
- a CDS encoding CsgG/HfaB family protein yields the protein MNTLNKIIFLFTLLFALSSCDTPKSLTKKGDKFVEKNLYKDATIQYMKALNKKSDFIAAKEGLRESGQKQVNIYLDDFFKSKNFGEKRAAIYHYRNANELKNKISAYSINIDIPTTYTNDYNSLVDSYVNTIYAEAMGLLENENFSESEKLLKEVALLKPNFKDVNDLKNVATYEPIYRQANEYLELEKFRSAYYEYEKIPKSYQETAQRQALALEAGLFTIAIVEFQNATRQKGGESAISALVTDQMMKLNNPFIKLVDRKYTQSFIDEQVMGLSGQVAANTNAQAGELIGAKAILTGKLVSFSKQNKPITRFEQKGWAERKVRKYNEETEKHFYETVYDKIKYQEYKGSVNVQVGFQFQLISTESGEILLTKLINLNRKDEVHFAESNVNHNKIIPGTWRWQTKESPNDIIENSYTQKRALRKLFKNKKNLLSVNELANAIYNEVANEVSQMVNNYNPENE